From the Iodobacter fluviatilis genome, one window contains:
- the gloA gene encoding lactoylglutathione lyase has protein sequence MRLLHTMLRVGNLELSIQFYIEVLGMRLLRRTDFTEGRFTLAFLGYEDEASGTVLELTHNWDTEKYDLGNAYGHIAIETDDIYMRCNDVRAKGGKVVREPGPMKHGSTIIAFVEDPDGYKIEFIQK, from the coding sequence ATGCGCTTGCTGCATACCATGCTCCGTGTGGGCAATCTTGAACTATCTATTCAGTTTTATATCGAAGTGCTGGGTATGCGTTTATTGCGCCGCACAGACTTCACAGAAGGCCGTTTTACGCTGGCGTTCTTGGGTTATGAAGATGAAGCCAGCGGCACAGTGCTGGAGCTTACCCATAATTGGGATACCGAAAAATATGATCTGGGCAATGCTTACGGGCATATTGCGATTGAAACAGATGATATTTATATGCGCTGTAATGATGTGCGTGCAAAGGGCGGCAAGGTTGTGCGTGAGCCAGGCCCTATGAAACATGGCAGCACCATCATTGCTTTTGTTGAAGATCCGGATGGTTACAAAATCGAATTTATCCAAAAATGA
- a CDS encoding sensor histidine kinase, with amino-acid sequence MYSIRIRLIVLFIVMTTSILAAFGIYAQGLLSRELELRFEQLQKETVTRLTISLPRPLWDLSPASAQRILSAEILPEEVRGILVVDSDGERFASVQKNSNKQITNQWTVIQGIHVTLPLYRDTDASNSTSKSTRLGEVRVYFSREYIDAALSANIWRRTLEILVIDSILLLAFTFSLRMVFTPLAQLRDALFALSRHDSDEAEELAETQLSEFSEVIQGFNQTQRKLKRIMGRRRQAEEANKQAYTDLQAAQASLLQSEKMACLGSLVAGVAHEINTPVGIVLTSASVLSDATSQLKNAMSDGAIRKSSVMLYIETAEQTSQLIMSNAERAATLIQSFKQVAVDQTSELRREYKLKEYIDEVISSLHPALKQNDAQVTVNCPAEIVLEGYPGAMAQVITNLTMNALAHAFTPEKQGQIVISAEQNGELVNMSFKDNGKGISQEHISKIFDPFFTTKRGQGGTGLGLNIVFNIINKQFGGSITVQSPPSEGTRFILQFPSVSPQTTPDQP; translated from the coding sequence ATGTATTCGATTCGGATTCGACTCATTGTGTTATTTATCGTGATGACCACATCCATCCTGGCTGCATTTGGCATTTATGCTCAGGGTTTGCTCTCCCGTGAGCTGGAGTTGCGTTTTGAGCAATTGCAAAAAGAAACAGTAACCCGGCTCACCATTAGCTTGCCCCGGCCGCTATGGGATCTAAGCCCTGCATCCGCGCAAAGAATACTGAGCGCTGAAATACTCCCCGAAGAAGTGCGTGGTATTTTAGTCGTGGATTCTGATGGTGAGCGATTTGCTTCTGTACAAAAAAACTCAAACAAGCAAATTACAAACCAATGGACAGTCATTCAGGGAATTCATGTCACCCTGCCACTTTACCGTGATACAGACGCCTCAAATAGCACGAGCAAAAGCACACGCTTGGGAGAAGTAAGGGTTTATTTTTCTAGGGAGTACATTGACGCGGCCCTGAGCGCCAATATCTGGCGAAGAACACTGGAAATCTTAGTCATAGACTCTATCCTGCTGCTTGCCTTTACTTTTAGCTTAAGAATGGTGTTTACCCCTCTGGCTCAGTTGCGCGATGCCCTCTTCGCTTTATCACGCCATGATAGCGATGAAGCAGAAGAGCTGGCTGAGACACAACTCAGCGAATTTAGTGAAGTCATTCAAGGCTTCAACCAGACTCAGCGCAAACTCAAGCGCATTATGGGCCGCCGCCGTCAAGCAGAAGAAGCCAACAAACAAGCCTATACCGATTTGCAAGCGGCTCAGGCATCTTTGCTTCAATCAGAAAAAATGGCTTGTCTGGGCAGCTTAGTCGCCGGGGTAGCCCATGAAATCAATACACCTGTTGGAATTGTACTGACCAGCGCCTCTGTACTCAGCGATGCAACGTCGCAACTCAAAAATGCGATGAGTGATGGTGCAATTCGAAAATCTTCGGTCATGCTTTATATCGAAACAGCAGAACAAACATCCCAACTGATTATGAGCAACGCGGAACGGGCTGCCACACTAATCCAAAGCTTTAAACAGGTGGCAGTCGATCAGACCAGCGAGCTGCGGCGGGAATATAAATTAAAAGAGTATATCGATGAAGTCATTTCAAGCCTGCACCCTGCCCTCAAACAAAATGATGCACAGGTCACGGTAAACTGCCCGGCTGAGATTGTTTTAGAGGGCTATCCAGGGGCGATGGCACAGGTCATTACCAACCTCACAATGAATGCGCTAGCCCATGCCTTTACCCCGGAAAAACAGGGGCAAATTGTAATCAGCGCTGAGCAAAACGGGGAACTTGTGAATATGAGTTTCAAAGACAATGGCAAAGGAATTTCGCAAGAGCATATCAGTAAAATATTTGATCCATTTTTTACAACTAAACGTGGCCAAGGCGGTACCGGGCTGGGGTTGAATATTGTATTCAATATCATCAATAAGCAATTTGGCGGCTCAATTACGGTGCAAAGCCCTCCAAGCGAAGGCACTCGTTTTATACTGCAGTTTCCATCAGTCAGCCCACAAACAACGCCCGACCAGCCTTAA
- a CDS encoding DUF3617 domain-containing protein, with product MRFFYALLFINSATFAAGPVPQLGQWEITSEMLPEQKAMMSQMKPEMLKQMQQPNMRFDPKAGNIIMSSCLSKDKEASWQLMVHKQQKNCDMPKISNSGNTVIMDMQCHQPQPSAMHSVIQFSPARDSYQFEHQIKAQDKTMTVKGSARRLGDCK from the coding sequence ATGCGCTTCTTTTACGCCCTTCTCTTTATAAACTCTGCAACCTTTGCTGCCGGGCCCGTGCCCCAGCTAGGACAATGGGAAATCACCAGTGAAATGCTACCTGAACAAAAAGCAATGATGAGCCAGATGAAGCCGGAAATGCTGAAACAAATGCAGCAGCCCAATATGCGCTTTGATCCTAAAGCTGGAAACATAATCATGTCGTCCTGCTTATCCAAAGACAAAGAAGCCAGCTGGCAGCTGATGGTGCACAAGCAGCAGAAAAATTGCGACATGCCCAAAATCAGCAATAGCGGCAATACGGTCATCATGGATATGCAATGCCATCAGCCACAGCCTTCAGCCATGCACAGCGTCATTCAATTCAGCCCGGCCAGAGACAGCTATCAGTTCGAACATCAGATCAAAGCTCAGGATAAAACAATGACAGTAAAAGGCAGCGCTAGGCGGCTAGGGGATTGCAAATAA
- a CDS encoding transporter substrate-binding domain-containing protein — MQRLLLAGLLSMISVLAHADLLDKIKARGTLIAGVSADVPPFGQRNKNQTVSGYDVDFAAAIAKKLGVKLLVQDVDPAERIPSVKSGKVDVIVAAFTKTPEREREVACSIGYFVASQKALSKKGRYPTSESLSRARIAVSKGTTGEDLSRKLYPKANVVAYADVSDAVKSLEQGAVDVVMDDEPTLAGALNSMTAKSHYELSSFSNATEILSVAVKLNEKRLLNLVNETLLETEKSGEAELIFNRWFGPQTNTPFLRTFRIQG; from the coding sequence ATGCAACGATTACTTTTGGCGGGTTTACTGAGCATGATCAGTGTGTTGGCGCATGCTGATCTACTGGATAAAATTAAAGCGCGTGGTACGTTGATTGCGGGCGTGTCTGCAGATGTTCCGCCATTCGGGCAAAGAAATAAAAATCAAACTGTTTCAGGTTATGACGTGGATTTTGCAGCGGCTATTGCAAAAAAGCTAGGTGTTAAACTGCTGGTGCAGGATGTAGATCCAGCTGAGCGGATACCCAGTGTAAAATCCGGCAAAGTAGATGTGATTGTTGCCGCATTTACCAAAACGCCTGAGCGTGAGCGTGAAGTGGCCTGCAGTATTGGTTATTTTGTTGCCTCGCAAAAAGCCTTGAGTAAAAAGGGCAGATATCCCACTTCAGAATCTTTGTCTAGGGCGCGAATTGCTGTTTCCAAGGGGACTACAGGCGAAGATTTGTCCAGAAAGCTCTATCCCAAAGCCAATGTTGTGGCTTATGCGGATGTTTCTGATGCCGTTAAATCATTAGAGCAGGGCGCTGTAGACGTGGTGATGGATGACGAACCCACTTTGGCGGGTGCTTTGAACTCTATGACTGCGAAATCACATTATGAATTGTCGAGTTTTTCAAATGCCACAGAGATTCTTTCTGTAGCGGTGAAACTGAATGAGAAACGCCTGCTTAATCTGGTTAATGAAACATTATTAGAAACCGAAAAAAGCGGCGAAGCAGAGTTGATTTTTAATCGCTGGTTCGGGCCACAAACCAATACCCCATTCCTGCGGACCTTCCGTATTCAAGGCTAA
- a CDS encoding transporter substrate-binding domain-containing protein — MNKFLLASLFALSSLASHADLLDTIKARGSMVAGVRADIPPFGQRNKNQTVSGYDVDFAGAIAKKLGVKLVVQDLDPNERISAVKTGKIDILVATFTKTAEREREVNCSNGYFVAAQKVLSKKGKFPSPESLAKANIGVARGTTGSDLVRKQYPKATVIAFDDIPEAVRFLEDGKIDAVVDDEPSLARSLSKMSNKTQFELSSYANATEIYAIAAKLGEKRLMNLINETLIEMENTGEAERIFNQWFGPQTATPFPRTFKIRG; from the coding sequence ATGAATAAATTTTTGCTTGCTTCGTTGTTTGCATTAAGCAGCCTAGCGTCTCACGCTGACTTGTTAGATACGATTAAAGCCCGTGGATCTATGGTGGCCGGTGTTCGTGCCGATATACCGCCATTTGGCCAAAGAAATAAAAACCAGACTGTTTCTGGCTACGATGTGGATTTTGCGGGTGCGATTGCTAAGAAATTAGGTGTAAAGCTTGTAGTGCAGGATTTAGATCCAAATGAGCGTATTTCTGCGGTCAAGACGGGCAAGATTGATATCTTGGTTGCTACGTTTACCAAAACAGCCGAGCGTGAGCGCGAAGTTAACTGCAGTAATGGCTATTTTGTTGCTGCACAAAAAGTTTTATCAAAGAAGGGTAAGTTTCCTTCACCAGAATCCCTAGCAAAAGCCAATATTGGCGTAGCTCGTGGAACAACAGGCTCAGATTTGGTACGCAAGCAGTATCCAAAGGCAACGGTTATTGCTTTTGATGATATTCCTGAAGCGGTGCGTTTTTTAGAAGATGGAAAAATTGATGCCGTGGTGGATGACGAGCCTTCACTGGCACGCTCTTTAAGCAAGATGTCCAATAAGACTCAGTTTGAATTGTCCAGCTATGCAAACGCCACCGAGATTTATGCCATCGCCGCTAAATTAGGTGAAAAGCGTTTGATGAATCTGATTAATGAAACGCTGATCGAAATGGAAAACACCGGTGAGGCAGAGCGAATCTTTAATCAGTGGTTTGGCCCGCAAACGGCAACACCATTTCCACGTACTTTTAAAATTCGTGGTTAA